One Mesomycoplasma molare genomic window carries:
- the secG gene encoding preprotein translocase subunit SecG, translating to MKVVIMTILIIISLGIMIVSLLMSPDSNGFSGALVGSSDLDLFKVSKERGFKKILKWTMFGLGSFLLLFALLFRLF from the coding sequence ATGAAAGTAGTAATAATGACTATTTTAATTATTATTTCATTAGGAATAATGATTGTTTCTTTATTAATGTCCCCTGATTCTAATGGTTTTTCTGGTGCTTTAGTTGGTTCTTCTGATTTAGATTTATTTAAAGTCTCAAAAGAAAGAGGTTTTAAGAAAATTTTAAAATGAACAATGTTTGGACTGGGATCTTTTTTGTTATTATTTGCACTACTATTTAGATTATTTTAA
- the fmt gene encoding methionyl-tRNA formyltransferase: MKIVLAGTPEFSVPIFEEIINNLNVVAIISQPDKPANRGYKVIPTPVKELAQKYNIKLFQPNKISEIKEELEKLEYDILVTAAFGQWIPDSVLKIAKIASVNIHGSILPKYRGAAPIQHSLLNGDKETGITLIYMVKEMDAGDMLAKAYLKIEEEDTSKELFEKLSNLAKENIVDWLKKLYNNQLSITQQQHSEATLAPKIEKSFSQVFLTDDYLEVYKKIKALNENPGAFILTKENKRLKLFRASLNFVKSSIKLNFKNGDLYIYEYQYEGKKKINVKSQ, encoded by the coding sequence ATGAAAATAGTATTAGCGGGAACTCCTGAATTTAGTGTACCTATTTTTGAAGAAATAATTAATAATTTAAATGTTGTTGCAATTATTTCGCAACCAGATAAACCAGCTAATAGGGGTTATAAAGTAATACCAACACCTGTAAAAGAATTAGCGCAAAAATATAATATTAAACTATTTCAACCAAATAAAATATCAGAAATAAAAGAAGAATTAGAAAAGTTAGAATACGACATTTTAGTTACAGCCGCATTTGGTCAGTGAATTCCGGATTCAGTTTTAAAAATAGCAAAAATAGCTTCTGTAAATATACATGGATCAATTTTACCTAAATACAGAGGAGCTGCTCCTATACAACATTCTTTATTAAATGGAGACAAAGAAACGGGCATAACTTTAATTTATATGGTAAAAGAAATGGATGCTGGAGATATGCTAGCTAAAGCATATTTAAAAATCGAAGAAGAAGACACTTCAAAGGAATTGTTTGAAAAATTATCAAATTTAGCTAAGGAAAATATAGTTGATTGATTAAAAAAATTATACAATAATCAACTATCTATAACTCAACAACAACATTCAGAAGCCACTTTAGCACCAAAAATCGAAAAAAGCTTTTCTCAGGTGTTTTTAACCGATGATTACTTAGAAGTATATAAAAAAATAAAAGCTCTTAATGAAAATCCGGGAGCATTTATTCTTACTAAAGAAAATAAGAGATTAAAATTATTTAGAGCATCTTTGAATTTTGTTAAAAGTTCCATAAAATTGAATTTTAAAAATGGTGATTTATATATATATGAATACCAATATGAAGGTAAAAAGAAAATAAATGTTAAAAGTCAATAA